A single Trachemys scripta elegans isolate TJP31775 chromosome 20, CAS_Tse_1.0, whole genome shotgun sequence DNA region contains:
- the TMEM234 gene encoding transmembrane protein 234 isoform X2, whose protein sequence is MASGGEVSALVLVAILWGGTNPFLKTGTEGMEKVKQRNRVLQLLAEMKFLCLNYKYMMPFLFNQCGSIIYYLTLASTDLSLAVPLCNSLALIVTVVTGKILGEDIGGKRAVVGMLLTILGVALCIAGSVNE, encoded by the exons ATGGCCTCTGGGG GGGAAGTGTCTGCACTGGTCCTAGTGGCTATTCTGTGGGGAGGAACAAACCCATTTTTGAAGACCGGGACAGAGGGAATGGAGAAGGTGAAGCAAAGGAACCGGGTGCTGCAGCTGCTTGCAGAGATGAAATTCCTGTGCCTCAATTATAAG TACATGATGCCATTTCTGTTTAATCAGTGTGGATCAATAATCTACTATCTCACATTGGCATCCACAG ACCTGTCCCTGGCGGTGCCCCTCTGTAACTCTCTGGCTTTGATAGTCACAGTCGTAACTGGGAAGATTCTTGGGGAAGACATTGGTGGTAAAA GAGCCGTGGTAGGAATGCTGCTTACTATCTTGGGAGTTGCTCTATGTATAGCTGGTTCCGTGAACGAGTGA
- the TMEM234 gene encoding transmembrane protein 234 isoform X1 — translation MASGGEVSALVLVAILWGGTNPFLKTGTEGMEKVKQRNRVLQLLAEMKFLCLNYKYMMPFLFNQCGSIIYYLTLASTDLSLAVPLCNSLALIVTVVTGKILGEDIGGKSKSYFSAMLLYMCSAHSLAFSTIP, via the exons ATGGCCTCTGGGG GGGAAGTGTCTGCACTGGTCCTAGTGGCTATTCTGTGGGGAGGAACAAACCCATTTTTGAAGACCGGGACAGAGGGAATGGAGAAGGTGAAGCAAAGGAACCGGGTGCTGCAGCTGCTTGCAGAGATGAAATTCCTGTGCCTCAATTATAAG TACATGATGCCATTTCTGTTTAATCAGTGTGGATCAATAATCTACTATCTCACATTGGCATCCACAG ACCTGTCCCTGGCGGTGCCCCTCTGTAACTCTCTGGCTTTGATAGTCACAGTCGTAACTGGGAAGATTCTTGGGGAAGACATTGGTGGTAAAAGTAAGTCATACTTCAGTGCAATGCTTTTATATATGTGCTCTGCACACAGCTTGGCATTCAGCACCATACCTTGA